TAGAGCTCCGCTTAGCACATATAATTTTGAATTTGATAAAATAAGTCCAAATAAGCCTAGGTTAATTGTTTTGACTAAAATTGATTTAGCAGATAAACCAAAAGCATTAAGACTTGTTAAGCAACACTTTGCAAACAATAAAAATATAGTAGTATCTGTTAATTTAAAAGAACAAAATTCTAAAAAGATAATTTTAAATTCACTTAAAAAATTACAACAAATAAAAAAAGAACAAAATTTGAAAAAAGGAATTTTAAATTCTCAATTAAGAGCTTTTGTGGTTGGCATTCCAAATAGCGGAAAAAGTACTTTAATAAATTTATTAGCAAATTCAAAAGTTAAAACAGGAAATATGCCTGGAATTACAAGAGCACAGCAATGAATTTCTACTGATAATTTAATGCTTTTAGATACCCCAGGAATTTTGTGACCTAAATTTGATAACCAAGAAAATGCCTTTAAATTAGTAGCTATTGGTTCTATAAAGCAAGAACTTTTCCCTCTAAATTTTTTATTTGAAACAAGTTATAAACTACTTTCTAGATTGTATCCAACAAGGATTGAGGAATTAAAATTAAAGCCTACTTTTGATGATGTAGAAATTCAGAAAAATCTTATTCAACTAGCGGAAA
This Mycoplasma sp. 1654_15 DNA region includes the following protein-coding sequences:
- the ylqF gene encoding ribosome biogenesis GTPase YlqF; its protein translation is MKKGLDEIKEKALIADVFIVVLDARAPLSTYNFEFDKISPNKPRLIVLTKIDLADKPKALRLVKQHFANNKNIVVSVNLKEQNSKKIILNSLKKLQQIKKEQNLKKGILNSQLRAFVVGIPNSGKSTLINLLANSKVKTGNMPGITRAQQWISTDNLMLLDTPGILWPKFDNQENAFKLVAIGSIKQELFPLNFLFETSYKLLSRLYPTRIEELKLKPTFDDVEIQKNLIQLAENLHFYKTKNSKNKSEEKEFDLNRTMQWFINHIKKINNLTFD